One Sagittula stellata E-37 genomic window carries:
- a CDS encoding C4-dicarboxylate TRAP transporter substrate-binding protein yields the protein MSNMMTKICVSALALSIASEAAATEWNVSVWGKRRAFTEHIHKLAELVEEKTGGEFTMNISYGGLSKNTENLDGISIGAFEMAQFCAGYHPDKNRAITVLELPFLGVSNLDEEVAVSHAVYAHPAVAEEMAQWNAKMLMTSPMPQYNIVGTGEPRDEVAEFDGMRVRATGGLGKAFTAVGGVPTSVTSSEAYQAMESGVVDTVAFAQHAHLSFGTINQADWWTANLNPGTVNCPVVVNIDAYEALSDAEREALDSSVDEAIAYYLENYGKLLKQWDEVLEEKGVEKVMISDEELAKFRDVGGAPIRDAWIEEMSAQGIPAQELYDLVNTTLDEARATN from the coding sequence ATGTCCAACATGATGACGAAGATCTGCGTCTCGGCGCTGGCGCTGAGCATTGCCAGCGAGGCCGCGGCCACGGAATGGAACGTCTCGGTCTGGGGCAAACGGCGCGCGTTCACGGAACACATCCACAAGCTGGCCGAGCTGGTCGAGGAGAAGACAGGCGGCGAATTTACCATGAACATCAGTTATGGCGGCCTGTCGAAGAACACCGAGAATCTGGATGGCATCTCCATCGGCGCCTTCGAAATGGCGCAGTTCTGCGCGGGCTACCACCCCGACAAGAACCGCGCGATCACCGTGCTGGAGCTGCCTTTCCTGGGCGTGTCGAACCTCGACGAGGAGGTGGCGGTCAGCCACGCGGTCTATGCCCATCCCGCCGTCGCGGAGGAAATGGCGCAGTGGAACGCGAAGATGCTGATGACCTCGCCGATGCCGCAGTACAACATTGTCGGCACCGGCGAGCCGCGTGACGAGGTCGCCGAGTTCGACGGCATGCGGGTCCGCGCGACCGGCGGCCTGGGCAAGGCGTTCACGGCGGTGGGCGGGGTGCCGACCTCCGTGACCTCATCCGAGGCTTACCAGGCGATGGAATCCGGCGTGGTCGATACGGTGGCCTTCGCGCAGCACGCGCATCTGAGCTTCGGCACCATCAACCAGGCAGACTGGTGGACGGCCAACCTGAACCCGGGCACCGTCAACTGCCCCGTGGTCGTCAACATCGACGCCTACGAGGCGCTCAGCGACGCGGAACGCGAAGCGCTCGACAGTTCCGTCGACGAGGCAATCGCCTATTATCTCGAGAACTACGGCAAGCTGCTGAAGCAGTGGGACGAAGTGCTGGAAGAGAAGGGGGTCGAGAAAGTGATGATCTCTGACGAGGAACTGGCCAAGTTCCGGGACGTCGGCGGCGCGCCGATCCGTGACGCCTGGATCGAGGAGATGTCCGCGCAGGGGATTCCGGCGCAGGAGCTTTACGACCTCGTCAACACGACCCTCGACGAGGCGCGCGCGACCAACTGA
- a CDS encoding TRAP transporter small permease subunit: MAGTASVLEDGSLLSRLDRTLLKLEWSMAFVSGLGAFALMLLAVWSVGGRNLFNEPLRGYVDWIQAAMPVIAIFGISYVQRQGGHIRMDILVGALGGRALWLAEFLTTLLVLVLMVLLVWGTWAHFDRSFDIAKPNWSRDSSIDIGLPIWPAKLVVPVAFSVISLRLLLQLWGFGRAFVLGLDRPVAVPLVQSAAEQAAAEADHMQGHDT, translated from the coding sequence ATGGCCGGCACCGCATCGGTCCTTGAAGACGGCAGTCTCCTGTCCAGGCTCGACCGGACCTTACTGAAGCTCGAATGGAGCATGGCCTTCGTTTCGGGCCTTGGCGCCTTTGCCCTGATGCTGCTGGCGGTCTGGTCGGTCGGCGGGCGCAACCTGTTCAACGAACCGCTCCGTGGCTATGTCGACTGGATCCAGGCGGCGATGCCGGTGATCGCGATCTTCGGCATATCCTATGTGCAGCGGCAGGGCGGGCACATCCGCATGGACATCCTCGTCGGCGCGCTTGGCGGCCGGGCGCTCTGGCTGGCGGAGTTCCTGACGACGCTGCTCGTGCTGGTGCTGATGGTGCTGCTGGTCTGGGGAACCTGGGCGCATTTCGACCGCTCCTTCGACATCGCCAAGCCGAACTGGAGCCGGGATTCCTCCATCGACATCGGACTGCCGATCTGGCCCGCCAAGCTGGTGGTGCCGGTGGCCTTCTCGGTCATCAGCCTGCGGTTGCTGCTGCAGCTCTGGGGCTTCGGGCGGGCGTTCGTGCTCGGGCTCGACCGGCCGGTGGCAGTGCCGCTTGTGCAGTCGGCGGCGGAACAGGCGGCGGCAGAGGCCGACCACATGCAGGGGCACGACACATGA
- a CDS encoding TRAP transporter large permease, translating to MTSIEIGLWVTGGMLVLVVLGMRVAFAAAMAGLVGLIWIFWSKKGYDPEDFGWALGVAVKTAGQVPHGKVASQALSLIPTFILIGYLAYYAGLTRALFEAAKRWIAWVPGGLAVSTVFATAGFAAVSGASVATAAVFARIAIPEMLKIGYDKRFAAGVVAAGGTLASLIPPSAILVIYAIIVEQDVGKLLLAGFIPGVFSAIVYGLLIVGMALVIKGFGPPVGGFTWRQRFASLPPALPIVAVVVIIIFFVYNPFGGDAWGTPTEGGAIGAFIVFLMAIWRGMRLPELMDALVETAKLSIMIFTIIWGVLIYVRFLGFADLPSAFADWISSLHYPPLLILVCILLAYAVLGMFMDAIGMLLLTLPVVYPAVMALNGGEAVTAADSAFGMNGTMCAIWFGILVVKMAEFCLITPPIGLNCFVVAGVRPELSVQDVFRGVTPFFVADAVTIALLVAFPWIVLWLPSLA from the coding sequence CTGACCTCTATCGAAATCGGGTTGTGGGTGACCGGCGGCATGCTGGTGCTGGTCGTTCTGGGCATGCGCGTGGCTTTCGCCGCCGCGATGGCCGGGCTTGTGGGTCTGATCTGGATCTTCTGGTCGAAGAAGGGCTACGACCCAGAGGACTTCGGCTGGGCTTTGGGTGTTGCGGTGAAGACCGCCGGACAGGTGCCGCACGGCAAGGTCGCGAGCCAGGCGCTGAGCCTGATCCCGACGTTCATCCTCATCGGCTATCTGGCCTATTACGCGGGGCTGACACGCGCGCTCTTCGAGGCAGCGAAACGCTGGATCGCCTGGGTGCCGGGCGGATTGGCAGTGTCCACAGTCTTCGCCACGGCGGGCTTCGCGGCGGTGTCGGGCGCCTCCGTCGCGACGGCGGCGGTCTTTGCCCGCATCGCCATCCCCGAGATGCTGAAAATCGGCTACGACAAGCGCTTCGCGGCAGGCGTGGTGGCGGCGGGCGGCACGCTGGCCTCTCTTATCCCGCCCTCGGCGATCCTCGTGATCTACGCCATCATCGTCGAACAGGACGTGGGCAAGCTGCTGCTCGCGGGCTTCATTCCGGGCGTGTTCTCGGCGATCGTCTACGGGCTGCTGATCGTCGGCATGGCGCTGGTCATCAAGGGTTTCGGGCCGCCGGTGGGTGGTTTCACCTGGCGCCAGCGCTTCGCCAGCCTGCCGCCGGCACTGCCCATCGTGGCGGTGGTCGTCATCATCATCTTCTTCGTCTACAACCCCTTCGGCGGCGACGCCTGGGGCACGCCCACCGAAGGCGGTGCCATCGGGGCCTTCATCGTCTTCCTCATGGCGATCTGGCGCGGCATGCGCCTGCCGGAGCTGATGGACGCCCTGGTCGAGACGGCGAAGCTGTCGATCATGATCTTCACCATCATCTGGGGCGTGCTGATCTACGTGCGGTTTCTCGGCTTCGCGGACCTGCCCTCGGCCTTCGCCGACTGGATCTCGTCGCTGCACTATCCGCCGCTCCTGATCCTAGTGTGCATCCTGCTGGCCTACGCGGTGCTCGGCATGTTCATGGATGCCATCGGCATGCTGCTGCTGACCTTGCCGGTGGTCTACCCGGCTGTCATGGCACTGAACGGCGGGGAAGCCGTAACGGCCGCCGACAGCGCCTTCGGCATGAACGGCACGATGTGCGCGATCTGGTTCGGCATCCTCGTGGTGAAGATGGCGGAGTTCTGCCTTATCACACCACCCATCGGACTGAACTGCTTCGTCGTGGCGGGTGTGCGTCCGGAGCTGTCGGTGCAGGATGTCTTTCGCGGGGTCACGCCATTCTTCGTGGCGGATGCCGTGACCATCGCACTGCTGGTGGCCTTCCCGTGGATCGTGCTCTGGCTCCCGTCGCTGGCCTGA
- a CDS encoding IS5 family transposase (programmed frameshift), translating into MSDLYWLSDAQMARLEPYFPKSHGKPRVDDRRVLSGIIFINRNGLRWRDAPREYGPHKTLYNRWKRWSDRGVFARIMAGLAGEHGEETTVMIDATHLKAHRTASSLGGEKGGRGRLIGRTKGGMNTKLHAVCDSHGRPIDLFLTAGPVSDYIGARALVGGLPDVKWLLGDRGYDADWFREALQDKKIRPCIPGRTKRKTPVPYDKRRYKRRNRIEIMFGRLKDWRRVATRYDRCPKTFFSAIALAATVIFWL; encoded by the exons ATGTCTGATCTCTACTGGTTGAGCGATGCGCAGATGGCGCGTCTGGAGCCTTACTTCCCCAAGTCGCACGGCAAGCCCCGGGTTGATGACCGGCGCGTTCTGAGCGGTATTATCTTTATCAATCGCAATGGATTGCGGTGGCGAGATGCGCCAAGGGAATACGGCCCGCACAAGACACTCTACAACCGCTGGAAGCGGTGGAGCGATAGAGGCGTCTTCGCCCGGATCATGGCCGGGCTGGCGGGCGAGCATGGTGAGGAGACGACCGTGATGATCGACGCAACTCATCTGAAGGCCCATCGCACGGCGTCCAGCCTGGGCG GTGAAAAAGGGGGGCGTGGACGGCTGATTGGCCGGACGAAGGGAGGCATGAACACGAAGTTGCACGCCGTCTGCGACAGCCATGGCCGGCCCATCGACCTGTTCCTGACTGCCGGCCCCGTCAGCGACTACATCGGGGCGCGTGCGCTGGTCGGCGGGCTGCCAGACGTGAAATGGCTGCTCGGAGATCGCGGCTACGATGCCGACTGGTTCAGAGAAGCCTTGCAAGACAAGAAGATACGCCCTTGCATCCCGGGCCGGACGAAACGGAAGACGCCCGTCCCGTACGACAAGCGCAGGTACAAGCGTCGCAACCGGATCGAGATCATGTTCGGCAGGCTCAAGGATTGGAGACGGGTGGCGACCCGTTATGACCGATGCCCAAAGACCTTCTTCTCAGCGATCGCACTCGCTGCGACCGTGATCTTCTGGCTTTGA